CCATACAGCTCTTTCAGGAGCTTCTGCCCCACGGAGCTCAGGGTCGGGTTGGCCACCCACATGCGGGCCAGAGCGCCGACCTCGCACGGTTTGTCGCGGTATCTCGGCGATTTGACGAAACTGTACGCGCCGGACTTGTCCGGATCGGGGTTGGTTTCGCCTTCGCTGTAATGCAGACCGCCGGATTTGGACTGGTTGAAGAAGGAATGGCCGACATATTCCTTGATGAGCTTCGGATCGAATTCCTCGTCCTTGCCGTCGATGTAGACGCCGGGCCGGAACAGGAATTCGGTATGGTCGTCGTTTTCGGGGAAGGCTCCGAAGGCAATGACGTTTTTCCAGCCGATGCCGGTCTCGAAGAGGTCTGGGTAGGCCGAGCCCACCAGATAGATGAGGGGCAGATACTCGTCCGCCACGAACTTCTGCACTTCCTTGAACCGGGAGGCATATTCCGCCAGCTTTTCCACTGTGGGAATCTCGCTGGCGCCGCCGGCGACAATGCCCTGCACATGAGGCATGCGGCCGCCGAACAGGGCCACCATCTCATGACAGATACGGCGCATTTCCAGAGCCTTCAGGTACTGGTTCAGACCGTAGGCGTTGACGGCCTCGGCCTTGGCCGGATCTTTGAGACGGTTCACGAGCAGGTCGGGATTTTCGTACCTGGGCACGAAGGGCGCCACGTCGGGCCCCTTCACATAATCAAGGGCCGCCAGATGGTAGAAATGCAGGATATGGGACTGAAGGTAGTTAGCCCCCAGAATCAGGTTGCGGGTGATGCGGCCGTTGGTGGTGACCTTCACGCCGAAAGCCTCGTCCTGGGCCATGACCGAGGCCGTACAGTGCGCGGTGGGGCAGACGCCGCAGATGCGCTGCACGATCTGGGAGGAGTCCCTGGGGTCGCGGCCGCGCAGTATCTGTTCGAAGCCGCGGAACATGCCGCCGTAGCATTTGGCATCCACCACCTTGCCGTCCCTGACTTCCACTTCGATCTTGAGGTGCCCCTCGACCCTGGTCAGCGGATCGATGGCGATTTTTATTTTCCGCCCCTCGGCTGCGGGAGTAGCTGTTTGTGACACGTCTGTCCTCCTGGATTATTCCGCTACATAGAAAGGAGATTTGCCGTCCGGGAAGTCCGGTTCCACACAGCCGATACATACGGCGTTTTCGACGCACCAGTTCACGCTGTTGTTCCAGCGGCGCTTGGGACAGTCGGCCATGGTGGACGGCCCCTTGCAGCCGAGTTCGGCCTTGCAGCCCGGAGTGGTGAAGATTTCCGAGAAATCGGAGTTGTCGTACATTTCGAGGTAGGGACAGTTCTCGTGAACATTGTCCCCGAAGAAAAGCATGGGGCGGCCGTCGTCATCGAGCTCGGGCAGCGGATGCTCCTCGGGATTCAGCACATGACTCCATGCGGCCACGAGGGTCCCCACCATCCAGTCCGGATGCGGCGGACAGCCCGGCACGTTGACCAGCAGTTTGTCGATTTTTTCTTCCGTGAAGAAGTCGCGCAGACCCTTGGCTTCAGTGACATTGCCCGCGGCGGCCGGAATGCCTCCGTAAGCGGCGCAGGTGCCCAGCCCCACTGTGGCCAGGGATTTGGGAGCCAGATCACGGATCAGGTCCGCCATGGTGATTTCCCGGTGATGCCCGCCGCTGTCCAGCATCTCACCCACGATGCAGTAGCGCCCTTCCTTGGCCGTGGGGATGGCTCCTTCCACCAGAAGAAAGAAATTGCCGTTGAATTTTTCAGCAACCTCATACATGTGTTCCAGCGCCCGTTCGCCTTCGCTGGCCATGACGGTGGGATGATACTCCAGACTGATCACATTGAGGAGCACTTCCTTGATCCCCGGATGCACGGTGTTGAGCAGGGAAACAGAGCATCCGGTACAGCCCTGCCCCTGTACCCAGATCACCGGAGCTTTTTTGGCGCCTTCGGTCATGGCGCGCACAATGCCGGGGTGATAGATCTGGGAAATACCCAGCCCGGCCACGCCCGCCGTGCACAGTTTGACAAATTCCCGTCTGCTGAGACTCATACCTTCCTCCTTATATAAGAAAGGGCCTGCGGAGCACCCGATCATTTTTTGTGGAAAAACATATTGTTGATTCAAAGATTGTGTCAATGCCCCCTTGCCGGAGCTCTTGTGTAAAGCCAGAATTGTACGCTTTTTGGGTATATTTATTTGTTTTTGATAGCACGAAGCAGTGCTGCTCTTTCATCAAGTACTCTTGCTGTATGCAGACAGGTCCTTTTTTGAGTTGCAAGTGGGGATGAAGCGAAGACATTGCCGGAAATTATCGGGAACAGGAAAAATTGTATCCCAATGGGACAGGAGGGATGATGCCGGGTTATAAGGGACACTTGGCCGGGGGCGCGATTGCGGGGGCCGCGGTTTTGGGAGGAACGGTATGGAGCGGCCTGTATGCGCCATCCTTCACCCAGATGGCCGTGCTGGGAGGACTGGCGCTTCTGGGAGCCCTCTTTCCCGATGTGGATACGGACTCCAAGGGCCAGCGTCTGTTTTATCTCATGCTGGTGGTTCTGGACCTGGCACTGCTCTGGAAGGGATATTTCAAGTGGGCGGCCATTTTGGGGCTTGCGGCCATGTTTCCTGCCCTGGGTGCGCACCGGGGCTGGACGCACACCTGGTGGGCCATGCTGCTTGTGCCGCTCCCGCTCGTTCTTCTGCCCGTCTGGCTGTATGGAGTTGAACCGGAAAGCGTTCTGCCCCTTTATCTGGCGGTGGTGACAGGCTATGCGTCGCACCTGCTGCTGGACCGCCGGTGGCGTTGATTTCTGTATGCCGGGCCGCGTCAGCGCTTGTATGGCCCCCGTTTTCTGCCCAGCGTTTCCATGGTCCGCAGATATTCGTCCGAGCGGTCGAGATAGAAAGCCAGCGCCCTGGAAAAATTCTTGCCCACCAGGCCGTCCACAAACAGCTGGCTGATCTCCTTGTACCGCCGCAGGACATACTGCGAGCGCAGGAAGATGAGCCATTCCTCCTTGGTCATGTTCTGAACGGCCGTCTCCAGCGCCTTGGAGGCCCGGGGCTGATACCACCAGAAATACATGAGATCCAGAGCGTTCACGATGAGCACCTTCTCCAGATCCCGCGCCTCGTAGTTGATGGTGGCCATGAAGGTCTTCGGCGACTCCAGCATGTCGAGCACGTCTTCTTCGGGGAAGATGACGTCCAGCCGGGAGAACACGTCGTACATGGAAACGAGCTTGGCCCTGTAGTCGGCCAGGCGGATGTGCACGTTCTTGTGCCTGTCACCGAGGCCCCCGATGACGGCAGCCACGCAGTCTGAAACCAGCTTGGAGATAACGGCGGCCCACTTCTGCAGAGTTTCCTCCGCATTGGGGATTGCGGCCATATGCATCCCGGTGGTCAGGCAGGCATTGAAGGCGATGGTCAGAGGAATGGACAGTACACTGCGGAAAAAACTGCCGATGGCCACTCCGCGGGGCAGTCCACGGAAGGTATTGTGGCCCACGATATAGGTGCCGTTGGCGACGGCTATGATTGAGAACAGCATGACTGGATTGGTGCTGGTGTTAATATCGAAGCCCCAGTCAAGAATTATGGTTTTAATCAGCACGTCCAGAAGCGGCACGGAAAACCCCGTATACATCAAAGAATCGGCAATGCGGCTCCAGCTGACCAGAGAGTTCCACTGTACCAGAGGCGAGCGCTTGAAGCCCCCCCGCCAAGTACGGCCTGAATGACGTTTCGTATGCCGGTGATGCCGAACCAGATGAATCCACCCAAGTAGGCTAATACCCACCAGTCTGCGGTCAGAGCGAAAGTCAGAAAGGCAGGAATGAAACCGACCAGAATTTTCAGGGCATTCATGACGCCCGTGTTCAGGTATTTGGTGGACAGCGGCGCCCGCTTCCTTTTCTTCCTTTCCTGCTCGCTGATGATGCGCAGGCCGTTGTCCTGTGAAAGTTGGATGCCACCCAGAGCGACTATGTTGCCCGGTTTCCCGGGGTGGATATCGACGCAATCCAGGCTCCATTCCGTGGTGGTGGCACACCCGGCCAGTTCCAGGCCGGGAATTTTTCTGATCCGACGCAGCAGGGAGGAAGTGTTCTTGTGACAGGATGTGCGGGTACAGCAGCTCATCAGGGCTGTCAGGGGCAGCAGCTGTTTATGTTCCGCCTTTGCTTGGTGCAGGACGATTTTCCGGGCTCGTTTGGGCAGAGTTTCCAGGACCGCCACGCCCATGCCATACTGATGCCTGGACTGTCCGGTGGAGCCGCTGCCGATGCGGAATGCCAGGGAGCGTTTCTTGTAGTACTTATGGAATGTTTCGATGTGGAAGAGGATGTCCAGCAGTTTACTTTTGCGTTGGTCGGCCGAGGCGAGCTCCTTCTCGATTTCCAGAGCCAAAGAAAGATCTTCCCGGGCCCTGGCCTTGGCCAGATCGTTGGCCAGAGCCAGTCGTTCCTCTTCAAAAGCCCAGATGATATCACGGATAGCCCGCTTCAGGACAATGACGTTG
Above is a window of Desulfomicrobium orale DSM 12838 DNA encoding:
- the hysB gene encoding NiFeSe hydrogenase small subunit; this encodes MSLSRREFVKLCTAGVAGLGISQIYHPGIVRAMTEGAKKAPVIWVQGQGCTGCSVSLLNTVHPGIKEVLLNVISLEYHPTVMASEGERALEHMYEVAEKFNGNFFLLVEGAIPTAKEGRYCIVGEMLDSGGHHREITMADLIRDLAPKSLATVGLGTCAAYGGIPAAAGNVTEAKGLRDFFTEEKIDKLLVNVPGCPPHPDWMVGTLVAAWSHVLNPEEHPLPELDDDGRPMLFFGDNVHENCPYLEMYDNSDFSEIFTTPGCKAELGCKGPSTMADCPKRRWNNSVNWCVENAVCIGCVEPDFPDGKSPFYVAE
- a CDS encoding metal-dependent hydrolase, whose amino-acid sequence is MPGYKGHLAGGAIAGAAVLGGTVWSGLYAPSFTQMAVLGGLALLGALFPDVDTDSKGQRLFYLMLVVLDLALLWKGYFKWAAILGLAAMFPALGAHRGWTHTWWAMLLVPLPLVLLPVWLYGVEPESVLPLYLAVVTGYASHLLLDRRWR